The stretch of DNA TCATTCGGAGGGTACCTTTTGGCTGGTCGAGATCATTCGCATAGGTTTCCCGCTGACACGCCATGTGCAAGGGCGCTGCACCGCAGCACTGGCGACAGGAGGCTCCTTGCCGTTTTTGTGCGGTGCGTATGGCGGAAGTTTGCGGGTGGCCGCGTCTTTCAAGGTGGTGAGGGACGCATGTGCGGATTGCGTGATCAAGGCACGTCGCAAAAAAGAAAGGGCCTGCCGAAGCAAGCCCTCTCAAGAATTTTGTTTAAGCTCAGACGCTTAATTATTGCGTTGTGGTGGTGGTCGAGGACGACGAACCGCCAGCGGCGATGGCCAGGCCGATCGTGAACGCAGCGGCCGCGCCAATCGGGGTGATTGTCAATGCGCCGGCTTCGCCTTGGCCAAGCTGGATCTCGGCACCCTGGCCGCCCGACACTGTCGAGTTCACAGGCACGTCTTGGGCCAGAGCTGCGGTGGATGTTGCTGCAACCAGAGCGGTCGCGGAAATCAGTTTCAATGCTTTGGTCATGATATGACTCCTATAACGTCTAAGTGAGGAAATAAGGCAATTTCAGGTAAAGTTCAATCTGCTTCGCTGCTCTGTCCCCATTTCTGATACATTTTTGCTGCACCGCGGAAAGGTGATCACTTTTTGAGCAAGCGGGTGCGGATATAGCCGAGCCCCGGCCCCGACCATTGGCGTGTCTGCCACACGGTCGCGTCACGTCGGTCCACCCAATAGTCAAAGGCGACGACCCCCTTCCAGCCGGTGCAGTTTTCCTGCAGGTGCACCACCGGGAAGGACCTGCCCACGATCACCAGGTCTTCGTTCCCGACCGTGCGCATTTCGCAATCAAGCGGGATTTCATCAATCCCGTTGTTCCCATTCTTGATATACAGCGTGTGCCGGCCGGATATCGGCGACCGTTGCTGGATCGCTTTGACAGCCGCGTCGGCGTCTACGGATCCGATGTCGTTGCTGACCCCTCGTGTTGCGGCGATCAC from Tateyamaria omphalii encodes:
- a CDS encoding YjbF family lipoprotein, with the protein product MMNGLKSLALCASLLVAGCSGGTDEQNTQASQFRSVLDAYRAGRQDVAPPPQLTPALIASLTVPALEVTIENRNATAFLVPFSERRDAGPGLVRTWRSADDVQIIVRDGVIAATRGVSNDIGSVDADAAVKAIQQRSPISGRHTLYIKNGNNGIDEIPLDCEMRTVGNEDLVIVGRSFPVVHLQENCTGWKGVVAFDYWVDRRDATVWQTRQWSGPGLGYIRTRLLKK